In Saccharothrix violaceirubra, the following are encoded in one genomic region:
- a CDS encoding MFS transporter produces MREKAVKEGETQAVTRPGDLAMVRALAPVLLASAVSLLPYTVYGTFLVAIAHDTGGGIAAVGGLRGLGGLAALAVGALVAPLLDRLPRMRVAAIGLALIALGSLVGALAEFLALVVFSLVLGAGMAVLSPALGAAAADRFGGGPAAGRAATLVNAAQSATVMLAAPLVVAPALLWGWRGDLLALAVLALALAVWFLRDRTPPPGTDVRLGYLASFRALVDLRPLLLVAFLRNATFMGYLSYLAALYDRYHLSAGQFAAVWTLSGASFFAGNLTAGRLVGRRVRADRLLTGSCVVVALGVTGIFFSPWVWSAAACSAVIAFTSSMAMASVVVLIVDRAPTGLRGAALGVNGAANSVGVFAGAAAGGVGLAVGGFPGMAAVFGTIGAVAVVTSHRFSRKVGISHTSGNHATAAPDL; encoded by the coding sequence GTGCGCGAAAAAGCGGTGAAGGAAGGCGAAACACAGGCGGTGACCAGGCCCGGCGACCTGGCGATGGTCCGGGCGTTGGCACCGGTCCTGCTCGCTTCGGCGGTGAGCCTGCTGCCTTATACGGTCTACGGCACGTTCTTGGTGGCCATCGCCCACGACACCGGCGGCGGCATCGCCGCGGTCGGCGGCCTGCGCGGACTGGGCGGGCTGGCCGCGCTGGCGGTCGGCGCGCTCGTCGCGCCGTTGCTGGACCGGCTGCCCAGGATGCGCGTGGCGGCGATCGGCCTGGCGCTGATCGCGCTCGGGTCGCTGGTCGGCGCGCTCGCGGAGTTCCTGGCGTTGGTGGTGTTCTCGCTCGTCCTGGGCGCGGGCATGGCGGTCCTCTCGCCCGCGCTCGGCGCGGCGGCGGCCGACCGGTTCGGCGGGGGACCGGCGGCCGGCCGCGCGGCCACGCTGGTCAACGCCGCCCAGTCGGCGACCGTGATGCTGGCCGCGCCGCTGGTCGTGGCACCCGCGCTGCTGTGGGGGTGGCGGGGCGACCTGCTCGCCCTCGCGGTGCTCGCGCTGGCGCTGGCGGTGTGGTTCCTGCGCGACCGGACGCCACCGCCGGGCACGGACGTGCGGCTGGGCTACCTGGCGTCGTTCCGCGCCCTGGTCGACCTGCGGCCCCTGCTGCTGGTGGCGTTCCTGCGCAACGCGACGTTCATGGGCTACCTGTCCTATCTCGCCGCGCTCTACGACCGCTACCACCTGTCGGCCGGGCAGTTCGCGGCGGTGTGGACGCTCAGCGGCGCCTCGTTCTTCGCGGGCAACCTGACCGCCGGACGGCTCGTGGGCCGGCGGGTGCGGGCCGACCGGCTGCTGACCGGGTCGTGCGTGGTGGTCGCGCTCGGCGTGACCGGGATCTTCTTCAGCCCGTGGGTGTGGTCGGCGGCGGCGTGCTCGGCGGTGATCGCGTTCACCAGCTCGATGGCGATGGCGAGCGTCGTGGTGCTGATCGTCGACCGCGCGCCGACCGGGCTGCGCGGTGCCGCGCTCGGCGTGAACGGCGCGGCGAACAGCGTCGGCGTGTTCGCGGGCGCGGCGGCGGGCGGTGTCGGCCTGGCCGTCGGCGGCTTCCCGGGCATGGCCGCCGTGTTCGGCACGATCGGTGCGGTCGCGGTCGTGACGTCCCATCGGTTTTCCCGAAAGGTGGGAATTTCACACACGTCCGGGAACCACGCCACCGCCGCACCCGACCTGTAG
- a CDS encoding class I SAM-dependent methyltransferase, with product MHWYEDDGLWVGFADVMFPARRVAEAARLVAESPLLRTDPGARVLDLACGPGFHVVPLARAGADVTGVDLSTAMLDRAAKACAEAGVTARLVRADMLHHVEPDTYDLVVNMYTSFGYFTDPGDNLAVLRNAHDSLVPGGKLVLDMMGKEIFAGWVGRPQAVDVEGGTAFLRDTVLDDWTRVRTDWTLVRGDEVRRASIVSALYSAAELRALFETAGFGEVEVYGDFDLSPYDNHARRLIVRGTRVG from the coding sequence ATGCACTGGTACGAGGACGACGGGCTGTGGGTCGGGTTCGCCGACGTCATGTTCCCGGCCCGGCGGGTGGCCGAGGCCGCCCGCCTGGTGGCCGAGTCGCCGCTGCTGCGGACGGACCCCGGCGCCAGGGTGCTGGACCTGGCCTGCGGCCCCGGGTTCCACGTCGTGCCGCTGGCCCGCGCGGGCGCGGACGTGACGGGTGTCGACCTCAGCACCGCGATGCTCGACCGCGCGGCGAAGGCGTGCGCCGAGGCCGGTGTCACCGCCCGACTGGTCCGGGCCGACATGCTGCACCACGTCGAGCCGGACACGTACGACCTGGTCGTGAACATGTACACGTCGTTCGGCTACTTCACCGACCCCGGCGACAACCTGGCCGTGCTGCGCAACGCGCACGACTCGTTGGTGCCGGGCGGGAAGCTCGTGCTGGACATGATGGGCAAGGAGATCTTCGCGGGCTGGGTCGGGCGTCCCCAGGCGGTGGACGTCGAGGGCGGCACGGCGTTCCTGCGCGACACCGTGCTCGACGACTGGACGCGGGTGCGCACGGACTGGACGCTCGTGCGCGGCGACGAGGTGCGGCGGGCGAGCATCGTCTCGGCGCTCTACAGCGCCGCCGAGTTACGGGCGTTGTTCGAGACTGCCGGGTTCGGCGAGGTCGAGGTGTACGGCGACTTCGACCTGTCGCCGTACGACAACCACGCCCGGCGGCTGATCGTGCGCGGCACTCGTGTCGGATGA
- a CDS encoding pyridoxal-phosphate dependent enzyme has product MTEPVVHEHVTDAVKTPDLVRLAPNVVLLRFETLKIHAALGAVRALLGAGVVRPGQTVVDSSSGIYAVALAMACHRYGLRCHIVASTTVDVTMRAQLEILGVTVDQMPPSDDLRLDQRRRVLRVRELVERHPDMHWMRQYHDPVHYLGYAEVAGLVAGALPGPLTVVGSVGTGSSTGGLTRSLRERGVDTRLVGVQPFGSVTFGSERFTDPDAIIAGIGSAIPFDNVRHALYDRVHWLDFQHAMAATVALLRDHAVFAGLSTGAAHLAAGWEAGREPGRTHVVIGADTGHRYTARVFARHREALDPADLAPREVDAVADLCPPWSTMDWQRRAYEPLVPAQERRKDPVS; this is encoded by the coding sequence GTGACCGAGCCGGTGGTGCACGAGCACGTCACGGACGCGGTGAAGACACCGGACCTGGTGCGGCTGGCGCCCAACGTCGTGCTGCTGAGGTTCGAGACGTTGAAGATCCACGCCGCGCTGGGCGCGGTCCGCGCACTGCTGGGCGCGGGCGTGGTGCGGCCCGGCCAGACCGTGGTCGACAGCTCCAGCGGCATCTACGCCGTGGCGCTGGCCATGGCGTGCCACCGCTACGGGTTACGATGCCACATCGTCGCGTCCACCACGGTCGACGTCACGATGCGCGCCCAGTTGGAGATCCTCGGCGTCACCGTCGACCAGATGCCGCCGTCGGACGATTTGCGGCTGGACCAGCGCCGCCGGGTGCTGCGCGTGCGGGAACTCGTCGAACGCCACCCGGACATGCACTGGATGCGCCAGTACCACGACCCGGTGCACTACCTCGGGTACGCGGAGGTGGCGGGTCTGGTGGCCGGGGCGCTGCCCGGGCCGCTGACCGTGGTGGGCAGCGTGGGCACCGGGTCCTCGACCGGCGGGCTGACGCGGTCGTTGCGCGAGCGGGGCGTGGACACGCGGCTCGTGGGCGTGCAGCCGTTCGGCAGCGTCACGTTCGGCAGCGAGCGGTTCACCGACCCGGACGCGATCATCGCGGGCATCGGCAGCGCGATCCCGTTCGACAACGTCCGGCACGCGCTCTACGACCGGGTGCACTGGCTGGACTTCCAGCACGCCATGGCCGCCACGGTCGCACTCCTGCGCGACCACGCCGTGTTCGCCGGGCTGTCCACGGGCGCGGCGCACCTGGCCGCCGGATGGGAGGCCGGCCGCGAGCCGGGCCGCACGCACGTGGTGATCGGCGCGGACACCGGACACCGCTACACCGCGCGGGTCTTCGCCCGCCACCGCGAGGCGCTCGACCCGGCGGACCTCGCGCCCCGCGAGGTCGACGCCGTGGCGGACCTGTGCCCGCCGTGGTCCACAATGGACTGGCAGCGGCGTGCCTACGAACCGCTCGTGCCCGCGCAGGAACGACGTAAGGACCCGGTGTCGTGA
- a CDS encoding cytochrome P450, whose product MAWTGTTREYPFREPHRLDLEPEYARLRESEPLCRISLPYGGQAWLATRYEDVRFVLSDPRFSRAAVLDRDVPRTSPRRLTDATLHTMDPPDHNRLRRLVAHAFSPRRVDALTDQAREIAAGLLDDVVRTGPPADLVTGLALPLPIEVICRMLGVPLADREAFTGLIDVAMATTAFPAERIHRAFADLKSYLAELVRQRRTTPTDDLLGALVEARDRDDRLGEDELVVLGTTLLYAGLETTTNQIGNVVYNLLTHPGQWAALRADPTLLDTAVDELLRFTPVVTTAGFTRIAVEDLEIGGVPVRAGDAVMVHLDSANRDDRVFDRPDELDVTRRPNPHVAFGFGPHYCVAARLAKAEIQVALGALVERFPGLRLAADPDSLSWRTGRMVRGLDALPVAW is encoded by the coding sequence ATGGCCTGGACCGGCACCACCCGGGAATACCCGTTCCGCGAGCCGCACCGGCTCGACCTGGAACCGGAGTACGCCCGGCTTCGGGAAAGCGAACCGCTGTGCCGGATCAGCCTGCCCTACGGCGGGCAGGCGTGGCTCGCGACCCGGTACGAGGACGTGCGCTTCGTGCTGTCCGACCCGAGGTTCAGCCGCGCCGCGGTGCTGGACCGGGACGTGCCGCGCACGTCGCCGCGCCGGCTGACCGACGCGACCCTGCACACGATGGACCCGCCGGACCACAACCGGCTGCGCCGGTTGGTCGCGCACGCGTTCAGCCCGCGCCGGGTGGACGCGTTGACCGACCAGGCCCGGGAGATCGCCGCCGGACTGCTCGACGACGTGGTCCGGACCGGACCGCCCGCGGACCTGGTCACCGGTCTCGCGCTGCCGCTGCCGATCGAGGTCATCTGCCGGATGCTGGGCGTGCCGCTCGCCGACCGGGAGGCGTTCACCGGGTTGATCGACGTGGCCATGGCGACCACGGCGTTCCCCGCCGAGCGCATCCACCGGGCGTTCGCCGACCTCAAGTCCTACCTGGCGGAGCTGGTGCGGCAGCGGCGGACCACGCCGACCGACGACCTGCTCGGCGCGCTCGTCGAGGCCCGCGACCGGGACGACCGGCTCGGCGAGGACGAACTCGTGGTGCTCGGTACGACCCTGCTGTACGCGGGCCTGGAGACCACGACCAACCAGATCGGCAACGTGGTCTACAACCTGCTGACGCATCCGGGGCAGTGGGCCGCGCTGCGCGCCGATCCGACACTGCTGGACACCGCCGTGGACGAGCTGCTCCGGTTCACGCCCGTGGTCACGACGGCGGGGTTCACCCGGATCGCGGTGGAGGACCTGGAGATCGGCGGCGTGCCGGTGCGGGCGGGCGACGCGGTGATGGTGCACCTGGACTCGGCCAACCGCGACGACCGGGTGTTCGACCGGCCGGACGAGCTGGACGTGACCCGCCGGCCCAACCCGCACGTGGCATTCGGGTTCGGCCCGCACTACTGCGTGGCGGCGCGGTTGGCCAAAGCCGAGATCCAGGTCGCGCTCGGCGCGCTGGTGGAGCGGTTCCCGGGGCTGCGCCTGGCGGCCGACCCGGACTCGCTGTCGTGGCGGACGGGGCGGATGGTGCGCGGACTCGACGCGTTGCCGGTCGCCTGGTAG
- a CDS encoding ABC transporter ATP-binding protein — protein MDALPLSLADVSVEIAGATLVRALRLDVRRGEVVGLLGPNGSGKSTALRCVYRALKPTSGAVLLDGEDLAGRGLRETATRIAALTQDNRAELDFTVEEVVALGRAPHQGGNLRLSARERELCREALRRMDVTHLAKRSVLTLSGGERQRVLVARALVQEPAVLVLDEPTNHLDVRHQVELLRFLRDCGLTVLVALHDLNLAAAVCHRIALLKEGALVACGKPAEVLAPDMVRVVFGVEVTPVVHPETGVPQLLYDVPVDGTATAEGNTS, from the coding sequence ATGGACGCGCTCCCGCTCTCACTGGCCGACGTGTCCGTGGAGATCGCGGGTGCCACGCTGGTGCGTGCGCTGCGGTTGGACGTGCGGCGCGGCGAGGTCGTCGGGCTGCTCGGACCCAACGGCAGCGGCAAGTCCACCGCGCTGCGGTGCGTCTACCGGGCGTTGAAGCCGACATCCGGCGCCGTGCTGCTCGACGGCGAGGACCTGGCCGGGCGCGGGTTGCGCGAGACCGCGACCCGGATCGCCGCGCTGACCCAGGACAACCGGGCCGAACTCGACTTCACCGTCGAGGAGGTCGTGGCCCTGGGCCGGGCCCCGCACCAGGGCGGCAACCTGCGGCTGAGCGCGCGGGAACGTGAGCTGTGCCGGGAGGCGTTGCGGCGCATGGACGTCACGCACCTGGCCAAGCGCAGCGTGCTCACCCTGTCCGGCGGCGAACGGCAACGCGTGCTCGTCGCCCGCGCCCTGGTACAGGAACCGGCCGTGCTCGTGCTCGACGAGCCGACCAACCACCTGGACGTGCGCCACCAGGTCGAACTGCTGCGGTTCCTGCGCGACTGCGGGCTCACCGTCCTGGTCGCGCTGCACGACCTCAACCTGGCCGCCGCCGTGTGCCACCGGATCGCGCTGCTCAAGGAGGGCGCGCTGGTGGCGTGCGGCAAACCCGCCGAGGTGCTCGCGCCGGACATGGTCCGCGTGGTGTTCGGCGTGGAGGTGACGCCGGTCGTCCACCCGGAGACCGGCGTGCCGCAACTGCTCTACGACGTGCCGGTGGACGGCACCGCGACGGCCGAGGGGAACACGTCATGA
- a CDS encoding FecCD family ABC transporter permease, producing MSDESRSLTLPLLVLTVVLLVSIVVGIALGPTTVPLPDVLSFLWKAVTGGTIRPDEVTGYSIVWHVRAPRVLLAAVVGAGLSVVGVAVQALVRNALADPFVLGISSGASVGATAVVVFGVFSGLGVLALSTAAFLGALGATVLVYVTARSRLGLTPLRLVLTGVALAYAFQAVMSVLVFLSPNGQSAQTVLFWLLGSLGAATWSSLPLALVGVLVAVVVLLRNGTALDVLSLGDETSASLGFDATRLRRWLFLLTAVVTGLLVAVSGAIGFVGLVLPHVVRMVVGSGHRRVLAVSPLAGAVFLVWVDVVARTLVAPEELPLGVITALIGVPVFVVVMRRRGYAFGGA from the coding sequence GTGTCGGATGAGTCCCGGAGCCTCACGCTTCCCCTGCTGGTGCTGACGGTCGTGCTGCTGGTCTCGATCGTGGTCGGCATCGCGCTCGGACCGACGACGGTGCCGCTGCCGGACGTGCTGTCGTTCCTCTGGAAGGCCGTCACCGGCGGCACGATCCGGCCCGACGAGGTCACCGGCTACTCGATCGTGTGGCACGTGCGCGCACCGCGCGTGCTGCTCGCGGCCGTCGTCGGCGCCGGGCTCAGCGTCGTCGGCGTGGCCGTGCAGGCGTTGGTGCGCAACGCGTTGGCGGACCCGTTCGTGCTGGGCATCTCCTCGGGTGCGTCCGTGGGTGCCACGGCCGTGGTGGTGTTCGGCGTGTTCTCCGGGCTCGGCGTGCTGGCGCTGTCCACGGCCGCGTTCCTGGGCGCGTTGGGCGCGACCGTGCTGGTGTACGTGACCGCGCGCAGCCGCCTCGGGCTCACGCCGTTGCGGCTGGTGCTGACCGGGGTCGCGCTGGCGTACGCGTTCCAGGCCGTGATGAGCGTGCTGGTGTTCCTCTCGCCCAACGGCCAGTCCGCGCAGACCGTGCTGTTCTGGCTGCTGGGCAGCCTCGGCGCGGCCACCTGGTCGTCCTTGCCGCTGGCTCTGGTCGGGGTGTTGGTGGCGGTCGTCGTGCTGCTGCGCAACGGGACCGCGCTGGACGTGCTCTCGTTGGGCGACGAGACCTCCGCGAGCCTGGGCTTCGACGCGACCCGCCTGCGCCGGTGGCTGTTCCTGCTCACGGCCGTGGTCACCGGACTGCTGGTGGCGGTCAGCGGCGCCATCGGATTCGTCGGCCTGGTGCTGCCGCACGTGGTGCGCATGGTCGTCGGCTCGGGGCACCGGCGGGTGCTGGCCGTGTCGCCGCTCGCCGGGGCGGTGTTCCTGGTGTGGGTGGACGTCGTGGCCCGCACGCTGGTCGCGCCCGAGGAGTTGCCGCTGGGCGTGATCACCGCGCTGATCGGCGTGCCGGTGTTCGTCGTGGTGATGCGGCGGCGTGGCTACGCGTTCGGGGGTGCGTGA
- a CDS encoding ABC transporter substrate-binding protein → MILSRPTALLAAAVVLTACGAKVESAPPGETAPQEVTVVNCGREVTYPVPRRAVSYDVSGSEKVFALGLGPRLRGYVMNALGDPSIAGSPWKDQYASVERLGTSRVTKEILVEAKADWVIAGWNSGFSEERGITPKLLDQLGIRSYLHTETCWEFPDAKQDVNPIEALYTDLRNLGDIFQVRPRADELVKELQDRFAKVRATAPKDKPPVKVFVYDSGTDQPYTSGRHAAPNEIIAAAGGRNIFDTLEDGWGAVGWEPVVQSAPEVIVIVDWAGQTGQEKIDYLKGLPQLANVPAVRDNRFHILSYGDLVSGPRNAQGAESLAGYLRSIGR, encoded by the coding sequence ATGATCCTGTCCCGCCCGACCGCACTGCTCGCCGCGGCGGTGGTGCTGACCGCGTGCGGCGCGAAGGTCGAATCGGCTCCGCCCGGCGAGACCGCGCCCCAGGAGGTCACGGTCGTCAACTGCGGCCGTGAGGTCACGTACCCGGTGCCGCGGCGCGCGGTGTCGTACGACGTGTCCGGCTCCGAGAAGGTGTTCGCACTGGGCCTGGGTCCCCGGCTGCGCGGCTACGTCATGAACGCGCTGGGCGACCCGTCCATCGCGGGCTCGCCGTGGAAGGACCAGTACGCCTCGGTCGAGCGGCTGGGCACGTCCCGCGTGACCAAGGAGATCCTCGTCGAGGCCAAGGCCGACTGGGTGATCGCGGGCTGGAACTCCGGGTTCAGCGAGGAGCGCGGCATCACGCCCAAGCTGCTCGACCAGCTCGGCATCCGCAGCTACCTGCACACCGAGACGTGCTGGGAGTTCCCGGACGCCAAGCAGGACGTGAACCCGATCGAGGCCCTCTACACCGACCTGCGCAACCTCGGCGACATCTTCCAGGTCCGGCCGAGGGCCGACGAACTGGTGAAGGAGTTGCAGGACCGGTTCGCCAAGGTCCGCGCCACGGCACCCAAGGACAAGCCGCCGGTCAAGGTGTTCGTCTACGACTCCGGCACCGACCAGCCCTACACCTCCGGGCGGCACGCCGCGCCGAACGAGATCATCGCGGCGGCGGGCGGGCGCAACATCTTCGACACCCTGGAGGACGGGTGGGGCGCGGTCGGCTGGGAGCCGGTCGTGCAGAGCGCGCCCGAGGTGATCGTGATCGTGGACTGGGCCGGGCAGACCGGCCAGGAGAAGATCGACTACCTGAAGGGCCTGCCGCAGCTGGCGAACGTGCCCGCGGTGCGCGACAACCGGTTCCACATCCTGTCGTACGGCGACCTGGTCAGCGGTCCGCGCAACGCCCAGGGCGCCGAGTCCCTGGCGGGCTACCTGCGGTCCATCGGGCGGTGA